In Pontiella desulfatans, one DNA window encodes the following:
- a CDS encoding M60 family metallopeptidase, whose product MKPLHGTSLLLGIGLALATGALAGKTDQLLEKAEAIAANLDRLENNGPAITAAFKLIGQYDTEVGPLFINGATRNGMPRSPKDGMELHYALIAIQQGLIDKTYTSENLEKHKSLLDGAAFETSAYFPGAVKSPANPSAVETAKVNASQTTAWGQPVSGQDSPARRPTGCYLAPGDIAVVRVPSALVDTGYSIRVGAHSWDLSKKPSIKRLDRVSIVYPIKKRDTLIANPLGGGIYLEVPYEADAGVVTLAMKNVVRAPFFSARSFDLTTLDAWNKTERTHPAPWADFETDKFMMQIPTAWLDQVEDPVALMADFDQAMDAVSELFGHPLVRSKTVLYTQPDVNMRGGANFPGYPQSNYPYNANKPGECRHTWMVKGPQHADWTVFHEVGHSQFCSKFRGEVEALVNLPTAAILNMKFGWSLDKAYGHAVMDMDQLTMEDIAAMWMVTENFRQGKEMDHSNKPGDEMKYQHRGFGKYIEIANLFGWEALSRFWHTDNANWKEGDKVPNNADPTDDRILRLSKAAGADLTPLIHFWGIQPEHPTALAAAMKKEGLKPSRKILERLQHYKTAIPMDNDAFRQHTHLVYPKGLNRRNNNPLFGPGWYEVQLPKYNEEHGKAAQAALQDIIDLYFPGMG is encoded by the coding sequence ATGAAACCACTTCACGGGACATCCCTTCTGCTGGGAATCGGCCTCGCATTGGCAACCGGAGCCTTGGCCGGCAAAACCGACCAGCTGCTGGAAAAAGCGGAAGCGATCGCGGCAAACCTCGACCGCCTGGAGAACAATGGGCCCGCCATCACTGCGGCGTTCAAGCTGATCGGGCAATACGACACCGAAGTCGGACCGCTCTTCATCAACGGCGCCACCCGCAACGGAATGCCACGCAGCCCCAAGGACGGAATGGAGCTCCACTATGCCCTGATCGCCATCCAGCAGGGCTTGATCGATAAAACCTACACCTCCGAAAATCTGGAAAAACACAAGAGCCTGCTCGATGGCGCAGCATTCGAAACCTCGGCCTACTTCCCCGGAGCCGTCAAGTCGCCGGCAAACCCGAGCGCGGTCGAAACCGCGAAGGTCAACGCCTCGCAAACGACCGCGTGGGGCCAACCCGTCAGCGGGCAGGACAGCCCCGCCCGCCGCCCGACCGGTTGCTATCTCGCCCCCGGCGACATCGCGGTGGTGCGGGTCCCTTCGGCCCTGGTGGACACGGGCTATTCCATTCGCGTTGGCGCGCATTCCTGGGATTTGTCGAAAAAACCGTCCATCAAGCGGCTCGACCGGGTTTCCATCGTTTACCCGATCAAGAAACGGGACACGCTGATCGCCAATCCGCTGGGTGGAGGGATCTATCTCGAAGTGCCCTACGAAGCGGACGCGGGCGTGGTTACCCTTGCGATGAAGAACGTGGTCCGCGCACCGTTTTTCTCGGCGCGCAGCTTCGACCTGACAACGCTCGATGCGTGGAACAAGACCGAGAGAACCCATCCGGCGCCGTGGGCCGATTTCGAGACCGACAAATTCATGATGCAGATTCCAACGGCCTGGCTCGACCAGGTTGAAGACCCCGTCGCGCTAATGGCCGACTTTGACCAGGCAATGGACGCCGTGTCGGAACTATTCGGGCACCCGCTCGTACGCTCGAAAACCGTCCTCTACACCCAGCCGGATGTGAACATGCGCGGCGGCGCCAACTTTCCCGGCTATCCGCAGTCGAACTATCCCTACAACGCCAACAAGCCCGGGGAGTGCCGGCACACGTGGATGGTGAAGGGGCCGCAGCACGCCGACTGGACGGTGTTCCACGAAGTGGGCCATTCCCAGTTTTGCTCGAAGTTCCGTGGCGAGGTCGAAGCACTCGTCAACCTGCCGACTGCCGCGATCCTGAACATGAAGTTCGGCTGGAGCCTCGACAAGGCCTACGGCCACGCGGTCATGGACATGGACCAGCTCACCATGGAGGACATCGCCGCCATGTGGATGGTCACCGAGAACTTCCGCCAAGGCAAGGAGATGGACCATTCCAACAAACCCGGCGACGAAATGAAATACCAGCATCGCGGCTTCGGCAAATATATCGAGATCGCCAACCTGTTTGGCTGGGAGGCGCTCAGCCGATTCTGGCACACGGACAACGCAAACTGGAAGGAAGGCGACAAGGTTCCGAACAATGCCGACCCAACCGACGACCGCATCCTGCGCCTGTCGAAAGCGGCCGGGGCCGACCTGACGCCGTTGATTCATTTCTGGGGCATCCAACCGGAACACCCGACCGCCTTGGCCGCAGCCATGAAAAAGGAGGGGCTCAAGCCTTCTAGAAAAATCCTCGAGCGACTCCAACACTACAAAACGGCCATCCCGATGGACAACGATGCGTTCCGGCAACACACCCATCTCGTCTATCCAAAGGGATTGAACAGACGGAACAACAACCCGTTGTTTGGCCCGGGTTGGTATGAGGTTCAGTTGCCGAAATATAACGAAGAGCATGGCAAGGCGGCACAAGCCGCGTTGCAGGACATCATCGACCTCTATTTCCCGGGTATGGGCTAA
- the dnaX gene encoding DNA polymerase III subunit gamma/tau — protein MAYEVLARKWRPQQFADVVGQGHVTKTLTNAIETERVAHAYMFVGSRGTGKTTSARILAKALNCQKGPTPNPCDVCDSCKEVMAGNSLDVIEIDGASNNGVDQVRDLRDNARYSPARGPYKIYIIDEVHMLSTAAFNALLKTLEEPPSHVKFIFATTDVHKVLPTILSRCQRFDLRRISVQDIVDRLRKGCDEEGISITEDALLAIARGAEGGLRDAESALDQIISFRGKEIDEDDVLAVFGLVSRHVLENLTVAILKSDVPTIINIISEMDRAGKDLQRVVMELLENFRNLLVVLYAGQGASALELPETQLAFYQEQAPATEAGRVLRIIDALVETDGRMRYALSKKTLLETGLIRCSRAAETATINELLKQVADLKKNFKSGPVASARVAETAPAYGGGDQKKKIASDSEVELLLEKWHDIIDHVGKADALAKGSLLNTAPLRTDETHLVVGYDPEFSNDLKRLEDDRAKLALARAVDRHLNRLLAVSYEALKPDDPRPLPADSPVNDLGPDNTQTLTKEQKWYANPVVKTVVDAFNGEITDIRE, from the coding sequence ATGGCTTATGAAGTACTAGCACGAAAATGGCGGCCGCAGCAGTTTGCTGATGTGGTCGGGCAGGGGCACGTCACCAAGACGCTCACGAATGCGATCGAAACCGAACGCGTGGCCCATGCCTATATGTTCGTCGGCTCGCGCGGTACCGGCAAGACCACCTCCGCCCGCATCCTGGCCAAGGCGCTCAATTGCCAAAAAGGGCCAACCCCGAACCCCTGCGATGTCTGCGACTCCTGCAAGGAGGTCATGGCCGGCAACAGCCTCGACGTCATTGAGATCGACGGGGCTTCCAACAACGGTGTCGACCAGGTGCGCGACCTGCGCGACAACGCCCGCTATTCACCGGCCCGCGGCCCGTACAAGATCTATATTATCGACGAAGTGCACATGCTCTCGACCGCCGCGTTCAACGCGCTGCTTAAGACACTCGAAGAGCCGCCATCGCACGTGAAGTTTATTTTTGCCACCACCGACGTGCACAAGGTGCTGCCCACCATCCTCTCCCGTTGCCAGCGGTTCGACCTCCGCCGGATCTCCGTTCAGGATATTGTGGACCGCCTCCGCAAGGGGTGTGATGAGGAGGGGATCTCCATTACCGAAGACGCCCTGCTGGCCATCGCCCGCGGGGCGGAAGGCGGACTGCGCGATGCCGAGTCCGCCCTCGACCAAATCATTTCCTTCCGGGGCAAGGAAATCGATGAAGACGATGTGTTGGCCGTGTTCGGGCTGGTTTCGCGCCATGTGCTCGAAAACCTGACCGTGGCCATCCTGAAGTCGGACGTGCCGACCATCATCAACATTATCTCGGAGATGGACCGGGCGGGCAAAGATCTGCAGCGCGTGGTGATGGAGCTGCTCGAAAACTTCCGGAACCTGCTGGTGGTGCTCTATGCCGGGCAGGGCGCTTCCGCGCTGGAGCTTCCCGAGACGCAGCTGGCGTTCTACCAGGAGCAGGCTCCCGCAACCGAAGCCGGCCGTGTGCTGCGCATCATCGATGCCCTGGTCGAAACGGATGGCCGCATGCGCTATGCGCTTTCCAAGAAAACCCTGCTCGAAACCGGCTTGATTCGCTGTTCCCGTGCGGCCGAAACAGCCACCATCAACGAGCTGCTCAAACAGGTGGCCGACCTAAAAAAAAACTTTAAATCCGGCCCGGTAGCCTCCGCCAGGGTTGCGGAAACCGCCCCCGCCTATGGCGGCGGGGATCAAAAAAAAAAGATAGCCTCCGATAGCGAGGTCGAACTCCTGCTCGAAAAGTGGCACGACATCATCGACCACGTCGGCAAGGCCGATGCGCTCGCCAAGGGCAGCCTGCTCAACACCGCTCCGCTCCGCACCGACGAAACGCACCTGGTGGTGGGCTACGATCCGGAGTTTTCCAATGATCTCAAGCGGCTGGAGGACGACCGAGCCAAGCTCGCGCTCGCCCGTGCCGTGGATCGGCATCTCAATCGGCTGCTTGCCGTTTCCTACGAGGCGCTCAAGCCCGACGACCCACGCCCGTTGCCGGCCGATAGCCCCGTGAACGATCTCGGCCCCGACAACACGCAAACGCTCACCAAAGAGCAGAAATGGTATGCGAATCCCGTTGTTAAAACCGTGGTGGATGCTTTTAATGGCGAAATAACCGATATTAGGGAGTGA
- a CDS encoding DEAD/DEAH box helicase, producing the protein MKKANDLNGVFGSLLPEIGSAVSEAGYHTPSPIQEQAIPPLLEGRDMIGCAQTGTGKTAAFTLPILQYLVKKNKRPVPKRPEVLVLAPTRELAAQIGESVEKYGRNTKISHTVIFGGVGQNPQVKAIRRGVNILVATPGRLIDLVNQNCIDLGGVEIFVLDEADRMLDMGFIHDIKKVIAKLPKKRQSLFFSATMEPTVKQLAESLVANPVQVAIEPEKPAVDRIIQKVMFVGKKNKDELIMQLMASKKLDRVIVFVQMKHVANKVARKLEGVGIAAAAIHGNKSQGARTQALADFKAGKVRALVATDIAARGIDVKEISHVINYDMPVEPETYVHRIGRTARAGAEGDAISFCCAEERDYLRAIEKLIRIEIPVDLKHSLHSESAMNATGADAKPGPKVRQQRGKVTVGNDGRPKNTKKGQRPSRIKSRRPNPRRRSHG; encoded by the coding sequence ATGAAGAAAGCAAACGACCTCAACGGGGTCTTTGGATCGCTATTGCCCGAAATCGGCAGTGCCGTGTCCGAAGCAGGCTACCACACACCATCCCCCATCCAGGAGCAGGCCATCCCGCCGCTGCTGGAAGGACGCGACATGATTGGTTGTGCCCAGACGGGCACCGGAAAAACCGCGGCGTTCACGCTGCCGATCCTCCAATACCTGGTCAAAAAAAATAAGCGGCCGGTTCCGAAAAGGCCCGAAGTGCTGGTGCTTGCGCCAACCCGCGAGCTGGCGGCACAGATCGGCGAAAGCGTCGAAAAATATGGGCGAAACACCAAAATCTCGCACACCGTCATTTTTGGCGGGGTGGGCCAAAACCCGCAGGTGAAGGCCATCCGCCGCGGCGTGAACATCCTCGTTGCCACGCCCGGGCGCTTGATCGACCTGGTGAACCAGAACTGCATCGATCTCGGCGGGGTGGAAATCTTCGTGCTCGACGAAGCCGACCGCATGCTCGATATGGGCTTCATCCACGACATCAAAAAGGTGATCGCCAAGCTGCCGAAGAAGCGCCAGTCGCTCTTTTTCTCCGCCACGATGGAGCCGACGGTCAAACAGCTGGCGGAGTCGCTGGTGGCTAATCCGGTTCAGGTTGCCATCGAGCCGGAAAAGCCGGCCGTGGACCGCATCATACAGAAGGTCATGTTCGTCGGGAAAAAGAACAAGGACGAGCTGATCATGCAGCTGATGGCGAGCAAGAAGCTCGACCGCGTCATTGTCTTTGTCCAGATGAAGCACGTGGCCAACAAGGTGGCGCGTAAGCTCGAGGGCGTTGGGATTGCCGCCGCGGCAATCCATGGCAACAAGAGCCAGGGCGCCCGTACGCAGGCGCTGGCCGATTTCAAGGCCGGCAAGGTGCGCGCGTTGGTGGCCACCGACATCGCCGCGCGCGGGATCGACGTGAAGGAAATCTCGCACGTCATCAACTACGATATGCCGGTGGAACCCGAAACCTATGTGCACCGGATTGGCCGTACCGCCCGTGCCGGCGCCGAAGGCGATGCCATTTCGTTCTGCTGCGCGGAGGAGCGCGACTATCTCCGGGCCATTGAAAAACTGATCCGTATCGAGATCCCGGTCGATCTCAAGCATTCGCTCCATTCGGAATCGGCGATGAACGCCACCGGCGCCGATGCCAAGCCTGGCCCCAAGGTGCGCCAGCAACGCGGCAAGGTGACGGTGGGGAACGACGGTCGCCCGAAAAATACGAAGAAGGGGCAGCGCCCATCCCGGATCAAGAGCCGCCGTCCGAACCCGAGGAGACGCAGCCATGGTTGA
- a CDS encoding YbaB/EbfC family nucleoid-associated protein, whose amino-acid sequence MNMMKMMKQAQDLQKNMKKKQAELAKTEVQFTAGGGMVTVTATCDMKVTSIKINPDAVDPEDVEMLEDLVLAAVDGALNTAQETMSKEMGKLTQGMGLPAGMDLPF is encoded by the coding sequence ATGAACATGATGAAAATGATGAAGCAGGCCCAGGATCTTCAGAAAAACATGAAGAAAAAACAGGCCGAACTCGCCAAGACCGAAGTGCAGTTCACGGCCGGCGGCGGTATGGTGACGGTTACGGCCACCTGCGATATGAAGGTGACGAGCATCAAGATCAACCCCGATGCGGTCGATCCCGAAGACGTGGAAATGCTCGAAGATCTCGTGCTGGCCGCCGTCGATGGTGCGCTCAACACCGCCCAGGAAACCATGTCCAAGGAAATGGGCAAGCTCACCCAGGGCATGGGCCTCCCCGCCGGTATGGATTTGCCATTTTAA
- the recR gene encoding recombination mediator RecR: MNHLIPLDNLVAALSRLPGIGRRTAERMAMALVQDDKGLMRILANALLEADDGIANCERCGNVTLSAINPCELCTRHRKDAQILCVVESPADIMKIEESGGFQGRYHALMGRLSPMHGTGAADLRVDRLLGRIADEGIAEVLIALGTDVESDATASYLKEVLSNREVKVSRIAFGLPAGSAIEYSDATTLARAIQGRQAI, from the coding sequence ATGAACCACCTCATCCCCCTCGATAATCTTGTTGCGGCACTGAGCCGGTTGCCGGGCATCGGGCGCCGCACGGCCGAACGCATGGCCATGGCGCTGGTGCAAGACGACAAGGGGCTGATGCGCATCCTGGCCAATGCGTTGCTGGAAGCCGACGACGGAATCGCAAACTGCGAACGTTGTGGCAATGTAACGCTGTCGGCCATCAACCCGTGCGAGCTGTGCACCCGCCACCGCAAGGATGCGCAGATCCTCTGCGTGGTCGAGTCCCCCGCCGATATCATGAAAATCGAGGAATCCGGCGGATTCCAGGGGCGCTACCATGCCTTGATGGGGCGCCTCTCCCCGATGCATGGAACCGGTGCCGCCGACCTGCGGGTCGATCGGCTCCTCGGCCGCATTGCCGATGAGGGCATCGCGGAGGTGCTGATTGCATTGGGCACCGATGTGGAAAGCGACGCCACGGCCAGCTATCTCAAGGAAGTTCTCTCGAACCGCGAGGTGAAGGTGTCGCGCATCGCATTCGGTCTCCCGGCAGGCAGTGCCATCGAATATTCCGATGCCACGACCCTTGCCCGCGCCATCCAGGGGCGGCAGGCCATTTAG
- the yciH gene encoding stress response translation initiation inhibitor YciH produces the protein MNSFDDLDIVFSTDQGRIKPEKKKPDAPKGDGIVRVGRETKGRKGKGMTVITGVPIHPEGLKDLAKKLKQKCGTGGTVKGQVIEIQGDHRDLLVNELTQLGYTVKKAGG, from the coding sequence ATGAATTCATTCGACGATCTCGATATTGTTTTTTCAACCGACCAAGGGCGAATCAAGCCCGAGAAGAAAAAGCCGGATGCGCCCAAAGGCGACGGCATTGTCCGCGTTGGGCGCGAAACCAAGGGGCGGAAAGGCAAGGGGATGACCGTCATCACCGGCGTCCCGATCCATCCCGAGGGCCTTAAGGACTTGGCCAAGAAGCTGAAGCAGAAATGCGGAACCGGGGGAACGGTCAAAGGCCAGGTAATCGAGATCCAGGGCGACCACCGCGACCTGCTGGTGAACGAGCTGACGCAGCTCGGCTACACCGTCAAAAAAGCAGGGGGATAG
- a CDS encoding CvfB family protein, with translation MVEVGKMNKLAVSRDSDFGLLFDGLELGEILMPKRFVSNGWKEGDKVDVFVYLDSEDRLTATTLRPKAQVGEFVLLRCKDNTPIGAFMDWGLPKDLFVPFREQRVKMRQGESYLVHVYFDQASGRIVGSSKLDKYLKGTKRFYKQGEEVDLMAWQQSDLGFKFIINNERWGMVFHNEVFQALSRGQKLKGFIKNVRPDGRIDLTLQKPGYEKVTELTDVILNVLKEHDGFIPITFKTPPEQINGLFGVSKKTYKNAIGALYKKRLITIEEDGVRLVSGSSE, from the coding sequence ATGGTTGAAGTCGGGAAAATGAATAAGCTGGCCGTTTCGCGCGATTCCGATTTCGGACTGCTCTTCGACGGCCTGGAGCTCGGCGAAATCCTAATGCCGAAACGCTTTGTTTCCAACGGCTGGAAAGAGGGCGACAAGGTGGACGTGTTTGTCTACCTCGACTCCGAAGACCGCCTGACGGCCACAACCCTGCGCCCCAAGGCGCAAGTGGGCGAGTTCGTGCTGCTCCGTTGCAAGGACAATACCCCCATCGGCGCATTCATGGATTGGGGACTGCCGAAGGATCTGTTTGTCCCGTTCCGTGAACAGCGCGTCAAGATGCGCCAGGGCGAGTCGTATTTGGTTCATGTCTACTTCGACCAGGCCAGCGGGCGCATCGTCGGGTCCTCCAAGCTCGATAAATATCTCAAGGGAACGAAGCGCTTCTACAAGCAGGGCGAAGAGGTGGATCTGATGGCCTGGCAGCAGAGCGACCTGGGCTTCAAGTTCATCATCAACAACGAGCGTTGGGGGATGGTGTTCCATAACGAGGTCTTCCAGGCCTTGTCGCGCGGCCAGAAGCTGAAGGGATTCATCAAGAACGTGCGGCCCGATGGACGCATCGACCTGACGCTCCAGAAACCGGGCTACGAAAAAGTGACCGAGCTGACCGACGTCATCCTGAACGTTCTCAAAGAGCACGACGGTTTTATTCCAATCACGTTCAAAACGCCGCCCGAGCAGATTAATGGATTGTTTGGGGTCAGCAAGAAAACCTACAAGAACGCCATCGGCGCGCTCTACAAAAAGCGGCTCATCACCATCGAGGAAGACGGGGTGCGGCTCGTCTCGGGGAGTAGCGAGTAA
- a CDS encoding glycoside hydrolase family 97 protein produces the protein MGMIQGIWAITATTVFAATLVQAQEVRTVSPDETIVFSILAEGANICGKLAVDGKSVIDRIPMSITIDGVEYPGSGGLNKTETRTIDRETVPVIPGISSRFREQCNETVIRFDGPVNLRVRVHNDGAAFRWESRIDRGEVTVNGEELAFEFADDYPAYYPTPEKKGYFSHQERRLGRLPISAAPIGQPTSPPVLLELDGGRKLLLTDVNVQHYPGLWIEGAEGTALKASFPPYPAKTELKGDRDLTVAERSDFLAKCPGTRSFPWRAFVVADDAGLLTSTMLHTLADPCRLDDTAWIKPGKVAWDWWNYRNITDMPFKAGINQETYKHFIDFAAANDLQYIILDEGWSEKGPDNLLHVVPALNIAELVEHGESKNVGVILWMTSAALEQNFDAAFEQFSTWGIKGIKVDFMQRDDQVMMDFCERIAIVAANHQLLVDFHGGSKPTGLQRTYPNVLTHESVLGLEQNKWSKNATPGMAVLLPFTRMVAGPMDYTPGAMDNYTEATFRAVGRNPGSQGTRCHQLAMYVVYLSPLQMLADTPTKYRRNPGCMPFLSAVPTTWDETVVLHAEVGKAVAVARRKGDTWYIGAMTDWTPRELECKLGFLGNGDFQLNSWKDGPNAATEATDTTIGESTVDASSTLTLKLAPGGGYAAIIKRSKS, from the coding sequence ATGGGAATGATACAGGGCATTTGGGCCATAACGGCAACTACCGTTTTCGCCGCCACGTTGGTTCAGGCGCAGGAAGTGCGGACGGTCTCGCCGGATGAAACGATCGTCTTCAGCATTTTGGCGGAGGGTGCAAACATCTGCGGGAAACTGGCCGTGGACGGTAAAAGCGTGATCGATCGCATCCCGATGTCGATCACCATCGACGGTGTTGAATACCCCGGCAGCGGCGGCTTGAACAAAACGGAGACGCGCACCATCGACCGGGAAACCGTTCCGGTGATCCCCGGCATAAGCAGCCGGTTCCGGGAGCAGTGCAACGAAACCGTGATCCGGTTCGATGGCCCGGTGAACTTGCGGGTGCGCGTCCATAACGACGGCGCGGCGTTCCGCTGGGAAAGCCGGATCGACCGGGGCGAGGTGACCGTTAACGGCGAAGAATTGGCCTTCGAATTTGCGGATGACTACCCCGCCTACTACCCGACGCCCGAAAAGAAGGGCTACTTTTCCCACCAGGAACGGCGCTTAGGTCGCCTTCCCATCTCCGCGGCCCCGATAGGCCAGCCCACGAGCCCGCCCGTTCTGCTCGAGCTGGACGGTGGTCGGAAGCTCCTGCTGACCGACGTCAATGTGCAACACTATCCGGGGCTATGGATCGAAGGGGCGGAAGGCACCGCCCTCAAAGCCAGCTTCCCGCCCTATCCGGCCAAGACCGAACTAAAGGGCGACCGCGACCTGACGGTGGCGGAACGGAGCGATTTCCTGGCGAAATGCCCCGGCACCCGCAGCTTTCCATGGCGCGCTTTCGTGGTTGCCGACGATGCCGGACTGCTGACCTCGACCATGCTCCACACCCTGGCCGACCCCTGCCGGCTGGACGACACGGCGTGGATCAAGCCGGGCAAGGTGGCGTGGGACTGGTGGAACTATAGAAACATTACCGACATGCCCTTCAAGGCAGGAATCAACCAGGAAACCTACAAGCACTTCATCGACTTTGCCGCCGCCAACGACCTGCAATACATCATCCTCGACGAAGGATGGAGCGAGAAAGGGCCGGACAACCTGCTGCACGTCGTTCCCGCGCTGAACATCGCGGAGCTGGTTGAACATGGCGAATCCAAAAACGTCGGTGTCATTCTCTGGATGACCTCCGCCGCGCTCGAACAAAATTTCGATGCGGCGTTCGAACAGTTTTCAACATGGGGCATCAAAGGAATCAAGGTCGATTTCATGCAACGCGACGACCAGGTGATGATGGACTTTTGCGAGCGGATCGCCATCGTGGCCGCGAACCACCAACTGCTGGTGGATTTCCACGGTGGCTCGAAGCCGACCGGACTCCAGCGCACCTATCCCAACGTGCTGACGCACGAGTCGGTGCTGGGGCTCGAACAAAACAAGTGGAGCAAGAACGCGACGCCCGGCATGGCGGTGCTGCTGCCCTTCACCCGAATGGTGGCCGGTCCGATGGACTATACCCCCGGCGCCATGGACAACTATACGGAAGCAACCTTCCGCGCGGTCGGCCGGAACCCCGGCAGCCAGGGCACCCGCTGCCATCAGCTCGCCATGTATGTGGTCTATCTCAGCCCGCTGCAAATGCTGGCCGACACCCCGACCAAATACCGGCGGAATCCCGGGTGCATGCCGTTCCTGTCGGCGGTGCCGACCACCTGGGACGAAACAGTGGTGCTGCATGCGGAGGTCGGCAAGGCTGTGGCCGTCGCCCGCCGCAAGGGCGACACCTGGTACATCGGCGCCATGACCGACTGGACGCCGCGCGAGCTGGAGTGCAAACTCGGTTTTCTCGGCAACGGCGACTTTCAATTGAACTCCTGGAAGGACGGCCCCAACGCCGCCACCGAAGCCACCGACACCACCATCGGCGAATCGACCGTCGATGCATCATCGACGCTAACGCTAAAACTCGCGCCCGGCGGCGGCTATGCCGCCATCATTAAACGCAGCAAATCTTAA